From the Sulfuriferula nivalis genome, the window CCAATTTCGAGCAGACACCGACCATCGGTGATTTCCTGGCAGCCATTCCTCTCGCCCATAACAATCGCCTAATGTACGTTATCGACATGGCGCCAGTTATTACTGGAATACTCGCCTGATTAGCCGGCACACAACATGACAAAGTGACACATTTAGCTGAATATGACGCACTCACAGGCCTGCTAAACCGTCGCGCTTTTCTGCAAAAACTAGACGTCTATTTCAAATATGCCAAACGCTACGATAAGCAAGGTACGCTGATATTTATCGACCTGAACAAATTCAAACTCATCAATGATGCTTATGGGCACAGCACGGGAGATGCCTATCTCAAATTTATTGCGGAACATTTAGTCAAGACATTACGCGCCACCGATATGATAGGTCGATGGGGTGGCGATGAATTCATCGTGTTCATACATGAAATCAATGCGGTTCCTGCACAAAAAGTCGCCACCAAACTAGTAAACAGCTTTTGCAGTAGCGAAATACGGATACAAGGTCACACTTTCACACCATCTGCCAGCTTTGGTTTATCGTCAATAGAGAAACATATACAGGATGTCGGCCAATTAATTCATGGCGCCGACGTTGCGATGTACACCGCCAAAACAGCTGGAACTTGTGGTTGGGAAGAAGCTGCTCGCAAATAGCGTGGGCGCTCAGCAAATTCTGGGCAATGGATCATCTTCCAGTTCATCCAGTATGCGCGTGCCACCCAGAGGCGTATGCAATACGACCTCTACTCGTCCCGGCTGTAAATAACCTATCTGTGCTGCATCCTTGCCATCTGGCAGCTTACGCCATGCATCAAGCGCAACGGCGGCATCACTTTCAGCCACCACGGCAACAACCCGACCTTCACACGCCAGATAATAGGGATCGTAACCTAACATTTCACATACGGCTGATACCGGATCCCTCACAGGTATAGCTGACTGCTGCAGATTAACTTGCAATCCAGTGGCATGGCTGATTTCGCATGCAACGGTAGCCAGTCCGCCACGAGTAGGGTCACGCATGAAGCGCAGCCCAGGCAATCCCAGCAACGCCTGTGTCAGTGGTAATACACAGGCACTATCCGATGCCAGCTCACCTTTAAGTCCAAACTGCTCACGCGCCAGCATCACTGCAATACCGTGGTCACCCACTGGACCAGAGACCAGTATCACATCGCCTGCCTGTATCGTTTGCATACCGAGCGTTACCCCTGGCGTGCGCACACCTATGCCCGCAGTTGCCAGATACAACCCGCCACCTTCGCCGCGCCGCACCACCTTGGTATCACCTGCTACCACCACCACACCAGCAGCTTTGGCGGCACGTGCCAGACTGGCAATAATGCGATCCAGTTGCGCCAGCGGCAAGCCCTCTTCAATAAAAGCATTCAACGACAGATAACGTGGTGTTGCACCCGATACCGCCAGATCATTCACCGTTCCATGCACCGCCAGACTGCCTATATCGCCACCGGGAAACTCCAGCGGCTGCACTGTAAAGCCATCGGTAGTAAACATCAGCTCGCCCGCATCCCACGGCAACCGTGCTGCATCAACATTCACATCCAACAATGGATTACCCAGATGACGCGCAAAAACCCGCTCTATCAGTTCACGCATATAGCGCCCACCATTGCCATGCGCCAGAGTAATGTAGGCATCAGTCATGTCGACTTCCCATTTCTATAATTTGTCCAAAGCTAATACCGCCATCATTGACAGGCACTTGCCGCGCCAGCTTGACCTGTAAACCAGCAGCAGTCAGCAAATTCACCACCATTTCGGTCAGCCGATGATTCTGAAACACGCCACCGGCCAGCCCGATACACCGCACTGCATGCTTCTCCTGTACTGCTCTCACTTGTGCCAGCAACGCATGAGCGAGACTGGTATGAAACAGATCAGCACGCTGACTCACGCTCAACGTTGTATCCAGCAGCATCTTTACCAATGGTGCCCAATCGCTACGCCATATGCCATGCTCATCAAGACTCAACGGTAAATCTATCACTGCACACGCATTTCCCGTACTCGCAGCTTCCAGCCACATCGGCCCTTGCCCTTCATAGCTTGCATGCGTTACCAAACCAGTCAATGCAGCCGCTGCATCAAACAGCCGGCCGACTGCTGACGTTTGCTGCGTATTAATGCGCCGTTGCCAGGCCGTATGTACCAGATCGCCATCTGTGGGCAAAGCCGGACTATCCATCCCTATCTCCCAGCTCATAGCAGCCGCAGCACGCCAGGGCTCACGCCCAGCAACATCACCACCCGGCAGATGAAACGGACGCATGCTCGCTACCCGCTCCCAGCTGCCAGGCTTGCCTAACAACGCCTCGCCACCCCACATAGCACCATCCTCACCATAGCCTACACCATCCCAAGTGAATACCAGCCAGTCATGCAGCTCTTGATATTCCCCAACCAATGCCGAAGCATGGGCATGATGATGAAACACGGAGCTTACTTTCAGGCCACTGGCTCGTGCCCAGCGACTGCTGGCATAACTGCTATGCGCATCACACACTACGCGACTGGCAGTAACGTTATACAACTTTTGCAAATCAGCAATGACCTGTTCAAACACCACCATAGATCGCAGTGAACCCAAATCGCCTATATGCGGCGATATCACTACTCGCCGATCCCAGGCCAGCGCAATGGTATTTTTAGTATGCCCACCGACTGCCAGTACTGGCGTCTCCAGTGTAAACGGCAGATTCAGTTCCAGTGGCGCACAACCACGCCCCAATCGCAATGGTCGCGGCACACCAGCGCTCATACGAAATACAGGATCGTCAGCCGGACGCACTATCTTTCTGTCATGATGCAAAAAAACGTCAGCCACACCAGCCAATCTGGTTTCGGCTTCAGTATTGTCTGTTAATACAGGTTCACCACAGATATTGGCCGACGTTACCACCAATGGCGCATCGAAATCCGCCAACAGTACGTGATGTAACGGGCTATAAGGCAGCATGATGCCAACTTCCACCAAACCTGGCGCCACTTCTGTCGCCAGGCCGTTATTAGTTTTTTGTTGAAGTAATAAAATCGGACGTAACGGACTAGACAGAAATTCCGCTTCGGTGTCAGTCATTTCAACAGCCTGTTGCGCACTCAT encodes:
- a CDS encoding GGDEF domain-containing protein, with the protein product MTHLAEYDALTGLLNRRAFLQKLDVYFKYAKRYDKQGTLIFIDLNKFKLINDAYGHSTGDAYLKFIAEHLVKTLRATDMIGRWGGDEFIVFIHEINAVPAQKVATKLVNSFCSSEIRIQGHTFTPSASFGLSSIEKHIQDVGQLIHGADVAMYTAKTAGTCGWEEAARK
- the hypE gene encoding hydrogenase expression/formation protein HypE, with product MTDAYITLAHGNGGRYMRELIERVFARHLGNPLLDVNVDAARLPWDAGELMFTTDGFTVQPLEFPGGDIGSLAVHGTVNDLAVSGATPRYLSLNAFIEEGLPLAQLDRIIASLARAAKAAGVVVVAGDTKVVRRGEGGGLYLATAGIGVRTPGVTLGMQTIQAGDVILVSGPVGDHGIAVMLAREQFGLKGELASDSACVLPLTQALLGLPGLRFMRDPTRGGLATVACEISHATGLQVNLQQSAIPVRDPVSAVCEMLGYDPYYLACEGRVVAVVAESDAAVALDAWRKLPDGKDAAQIGYLQPGRVEVVLHTPLGGTRILDELEDDPLPRIC
- the hypF gene encoding carbamoyltransferase HypF, whose product is MSQLRALHFVVAGRVQGVGFRPFVYRLAQRFDLHGWVQNQLGQVEIHVEGSLRNLAGFATALIDEAPPLSQPDLRAQMQTDLAGMTGFTIRPSVGNVPADIHVPPDYFTCDECLSELFEPYDRRYRYPFINCTQCGPRYTLINALPYDRAATSMREFNLCPACRAEYENPLDRRFHAEPVACPQCGPQLLFQNDRLRLSGESALVAAVAALRAGQIVAVKGVGGYHLLCDAKSDVVVARLRARKVRPHKPLAVMFPDLMSAQQAVEMTDTEAEFLSSPLRPILLLQQKTNNGLATEVAPGLVEVGIMLPYSPLHHVLLADFDAPLVVTSANICGEPVLTDNTEAETRLAGVADVFLHHDRKIVRPADDPVFRMSAGVPRPLRLGRGCAPLELNLPFTLETPVLAVGGHTKNTIALAWDRRVVISPHIGDLGSLRSMVVFEQVIADLQKLYNVTASRVVCDAHSSYASSRWARASGLKVSSVFHHHAHASALVGEYQELHDWLVFTWDGVGYGEDGAMWGGEALLGKPGSWERVASMRPFHLPGGDVAGREPWRAAAAMSWEIGMDSPALPTDGDLVHTAWQRRINTQQTSAVGRLFDAAAALTGLVTHASYEGQGPMWLEAASTGNACAVIDLPLSLDEHGIWRSDWAPLVKMLLDTTLSVSQRADLFHTSLAHALLAQVRAVQEKHAVRCIGLAGGVFQNHRLTEMVVNLLTAAGLQVKLARQVPVNDGGISFGQIIEMGSRHD